The proteins below are encoded in one region of Mus caroli chromosome 10, CAROLI_EIJ_v1.1, whole genome shotgun sequence:
- the Cdk2 gene encoding cyclin-dependent kinase 2 isoform X2 encodes MENFQKVEKIGEGTYGVVYKAKNKLTGEVVALKKIRLDTETEGVPSTAIREISLLKELNHPNIVKLLDVIHTENKLYLVFEFLHQDLKKFMDASALTGIPLPLIKSYLFQLLQGLAFCHSHRVLHRDLKPQNLLINAEGSIKLADFGLARAFGVPVRTYTHEVVTLWYRAPEILLGCKYYSTAVDIWSLGCIFAEMVTRRALFPGDSEIDQLFRIFRTLGTPDEVVWPGVTSMPDYKPSFPKWARQDFSKVVPPLDEDGRSLLSQMLHYDPNKRISAKAALAHPFFQDVTKPVPHLRL; translated from the exons ATGGAGAACTTCCAAAAGGTGGAGAAGATTGGAGAGGGCACGTACGGAGTGGTGTACAAAGCCAAAAACAAGTTGACGGGAGAAGTTGTGGCGCTTAAGAAGATCCGGCTCGACAC TGAGACTGAAGGTGTACCCAGTACTGCCATCCGAGAGATCTCTCTCCTTAAGGAACTTAATCACCCTAATATCGTCAA GCTGCTGGATGTCATCCACACAGAAAATAAGCTCTATCTGGTTTTTGAATTTCTGCACCAGGACCTCAAGAAATTTATGGATGCCTCTGCTCTCACGGGCATTCCTCTACCCCTCATTAAG AGCTATCTGTTCCAGCTGCTCCAGGGCCTGGCATTCTGCCATTCTCACCGTGTCCTTCACCGAGACCTTAAGCCCCAGAACCTGCTTATCAATGCAGAGGGGTCCATCAAGCTGGCAGACTTTGGACTAGCAAGAGCCTTTGGAGTCCCTGTCCGAACTTACACTCATGAG GTGGTGACCCTGTGGTACCGAGCACCTGAAATTCTTCTGGGCTGCAAGTACTACTCCACAGCCGTGGATATCTGGAGCCTGGGCTGCATCTTTGCTGAAATG GTGACCCGCAGGGCCCTATTCCCTGGAGATTCTGAGATTGACCAACTCTTCAGGATCTTTCGGACTCTGGGGACCCCTGATGAGGTGGTTTGGCCAGGAGTTACTTCTATGCCTGATTATAAGCCAAGTTTCCCCAAGTGGGCTCGGCAAGATTTTAGCAAAGTTGTGCCTCCTCTAGATGAAGATGGACGGAGCTTGTTATCG CAAATGCTGCACTATGACCCCAACAAGCGGATTTCAGCCAAAGCAGCCCTGGCTCACCCTTTCTTCCAGGATGTGACTAAGCCAGTGCCCCACCTTCGGCTCTGA
- the Cdk2 gene encoding cyclin-dependent kinase 2 isoform X1, translating into MENFQKVEKIGEGTYGVVYKAKNKLTGEVVALKKIRLDTETEGVPSTAIREISLLKELNHPNIVKLLDVIHTENKLYLVFEFLHQDLKKFMDASALTGIPLPLIKSYLFQLLQGLAFCHSHRVLHRDLKPQNLLINAEGSIKLADFGLARAFGVPVRTYTHEVVTLWYRAPEILLGCKYYSTAVDIWSLGCIFAEMHLVCTQHHAKCCGEHRRNGRHSLCPLCSYLEVAASQGGGMTAVSAPHPVTRRALFPGDSEIDQLFRIFRTLGTPDEVVWPGVTSMPDYKPSFPKWARQDFSKVVPPLDEDGRSLLSQMLHYDPNKRISAKAALAHPFFQDVTKPVPHLRL; encoded by the exons ATGGAGAACTTCCAAAAGGTGGAGAAGATTGGAGAGGGCACGTACGGAGTGGTGTACAAAGCCAAAAACAAGTTGACGGGAGAAGTTGTGGCGCTTAAGAAGATCCGGCTCGACAC TGAGACTGAAGGTGTACCCAGTACTGCCATCCGAGAGATCTCTCTCCTTAAGGAACTTAATCACCCTAATATCGTCAA GCTGCTGGATGTCATCCACACAGAAAATAAGCTCTATCTGGTTTTTGAATTTCTGCACCAGGACCTCAAGAAATTTATGGATGCCTCTGCTCTCACGGGCATTCCTCTACCCCTCATTAAG AGCTATCTGTTCCAGCTGCTCCAGGGCCTGGCATTCTGCCATTCTCACCGTGTCCTTCACCGAGACCTTAAGCCCCAGAACCTGCTTATCAATGCAGAGGGGTCCATCAAGCTGGCAGACTTTGGACTAGCAAGAGCCTTTGGAGTCCCTGTCCGAACTTACACTCATGAG GTGGTGACCCTGTGGTACCGAGCACCTGAAATTCTTCTGGGCTGCAAGTACTACTCCACAGCCGTGGATATCTGGAGCCTGGGCTGCATCTTTGCTGAAATG cACCTAGTGTGTACCCAGCACCATGCTAAGTGCTGTGGGGAACACAGAAGAAATGGAAGACACAGTCTCTGCCCGCTGTGCTCCTATCTAGAAGTGGCTGCATCACAAGGAGGGGGGATGACCGCAGTGTCTGCCCCACACCCC GTGACCCGCAGGGCCCTATTCCCTGGAGATTCTGAGATTGACCAACTCTTCAGGATCTTTCGGACTCTGGGGACCCCTGATGAGGTGGTTTGGCCAGGAGTTACTTCTATGCCTGATTATAAGCCAAGTTTCCCCAAGTGGGCTCGGCAAGATTTTAGCAAAGTTGTGCCTCCTCTAGATGAAGATGGACGGAGCTTGTTATCG CAAATGCTGCACTATGACCCCAACAAGCGGATTTCAGCCAAAGCAGCCCTGGCTCACCCTTTCTTCCAGGATGTGACTAAGCCAGTGCCCCACCTTCGGCTCTGA